A DNA window from Ensifer sp. WSM1721 contains the following coding sequences:
- a CDS encoding ABC transporter permease — translation MASVDVTERASPGRLRGFTASLRRKMPISVAFGVFWLAAMFVIALFAGYLRPYEITAMDLTSRLSPPGAFKHWLGTDELGRDVLSRLIQSIRVSLIIAFGATILSAVFGTTLGFAAARFRGMVEHLVLVLADFQAALPFLIMSLAVLAFFGSSMMLLVCLMGFYGWERYARIARGLAISAGAQGYAAAVVQLGATPARVYLRHILPNVASTLIVSMTLTFPEIILMESGLSFLGLGVQPPETSLGNMVGFGREYLTRAPWIMLAPAAVIMLTTLSISLVGDWLRDKLDPTLR, via the coding sequence ATGGCGTCTGTTGATGTGACCGAGAGGGCGTCGCCGGGGCGGCTCCGAGGCTTCACCGCATCGCTCCGCCGAAAGATGCCGATCTCGGTGGCGTTCGGCGTCTTCTGGTTGGCGGCCATGTTCGTGATCGCCCTTTTCGCCGGCTACCTGCGGCCCTACGAGATCACCGCCATGGATCTGACGAGCCGGCTTTCTCCGCCGGGCGCGTTCAAGCACTGGCTCGGCACCGACGAACTTGGCCGGGATGTCTTGTCGCGGCTGATCCAATCGATCCGCGTGTCGCTGATCATCGCCTTCGGCGCGACGATCTTGTCTGCCGTCTTCGGCACGACGCTCGGCTTCGCGGCGGCGCGCTTCCGCGGCATGGTCGAGCACCTCGTGCTCGTGCTTGCGGATTTCCAGGCAGCTCTGCCGTTTCTCATCATGTCGCTCGCGGTGCTCGCTTTCTTCGGTTCGTCCATGATGCTGCTCGTCTGCCTGATGGGTTTTTATGGATGGGAGCGCTATGCGCGCATCGCCCGCGGACTGGCGATTTCGGCCGGAGCGCAGGGCTATGCCGCCGCAGTGGTGCAGCTAGGGGCCACGCCGGCGCGGGTCTATCTTCGTCATATCCTCCCCAATGTCGCATCGACCCTGATCGTATCGATGACGCTGACTTTCCCGGAAATCATCCTGATGGAAAGCGGGCTCTCCTTCCTCGGTCTCGGCGTGCAGCCGCCGGAAACGAGCCTCGGCAATATGGTCGGCTTCGGGCGCGAGTATCTGACCCGCGCCCCCTGGATCATGCTCGCCCCAGCTGCCGTCATCATGCTCACGACCCTTTCCATCTCGCTTGTCGGAGACTGGCTCCGCGATAAGCTCGATCCCACCTTGCGATGA
- a CDS encoding glycerophosphodiester phosphodiesterase family protein yields MTKIIGHRGARNLWPENSLTGFRHAIELGVDAIEFDVHLTDSGELLVIHDATLDRTAQATGPVRRLTPEARATTRLLDADEAIPTLADVLAVLAPEGGPHLHVEIKVDETGTPYPDVARRVAEELRRFGVDNRAHLTSFDTSVLADCRRHAPHVARLVSVNADWAGRQGGLAAFLAAVDDLVEIVAVHHELMAAEWQLIRRTLPLERLCVWTVNEEAEIRYWLDRGIGHLTSDRPDLALRLRGAIAA; encoded by the coding sequence ATGACGAAGATCATCGGCCATCGCGGCGCCCGCAATCTTTGGCCGGAAAATTCGCTGACGGGCTTTCGCCATGCGATAGAGCTCGGCGTCGATGCGATCGAGTTCGACGTGCATCTCACCGATTCTGGCGAGCTACTCGTCATCCACGACGCCACGCTCGACAGGACTGCGCAAGCGACCGGACCGGTGCGCCGTCTGACGCCCGAGGCGCGGGCGACCACGAGACTGCTAGATGCAGACGAGGCGATCCCGACCTTGGCGGATGTGCTGGCCGTTCTGGCACCCGAGGGCGGTCCGCACCTGCATGTCGAGATCAAGGTCGATGAAACCGGTACGCCCTATCCGGACGTCGCCCGGCGCGTGGCGGAGGAGCTTCGCCGCTTCGGGGTCGACAATCGCGCCCATCTCACCTCTTTCGATACATCCGTGCTGGCGGATTGCCGCCGCCATGCGCCGCATGTCGCGCGCCTCGTTTCCGTGAACGCCGATTGGGCGGGGAGGCAGGGAGGTCTTGCCGCTTTTCTCGCTGCCGTCGACGACCTCGTCGAGATCGTCGCTGTCCATCACGAGCTGATGGCGGCCGAATGGCAGCTGATCCGCAGGACACTGCCGCTGGAGCGCCTGTGCGTCTGGACCGTCAACGAAGAAGCGGAAATCCGTTACTGGCTCGACCGAGGCATCGGCCACCTGACATCCGATCGGCCCGATCTGGCGCTCCGTCTGCGCGGCGCCATTGCCGCATAA
- a CDS encoding RhtX/FptX family siderophore transporter: protein MTIMQTTPAVGERTTVQGAGRLYAVLGGLYLAQGIPTYLLLVALPPLMRESGASRTAIGLFSLLMLPLVLKFAIAPLVDRWALWPNLGHRRGWVVPTQLLVSAGIASMALFEPHEAGALFAIGICITLLSSVQDIATDGYAVRHLTGRTRPIGNAVQAGSVALGVIVGGTLTLVLFHKIGWQPTILLVAGLSLLPLVAAIWMQDRVEQSPDATSRKQESRKRASLIGFFRRPNAWMILAFALTYRASEGLVRGMEGAYLVDSKVATAWIGYLSGGAAATAGLLGAVIAALIIRKAGLTATLILLGGLRSLCFLAFALNAFGIWPGVAVAMSASAAQTLIRYMELVAIYSFFMASSSDDQPGTDFTILSCAELVVYLIGTSIAGYLADQFGYATLFSSATVISVLGIGVSAWMLERIKARPAPALSGA, encoded by the coding sequence ATGACCATTATGCAAACTACTCCAGCGGTCGGGGAACGAACGACCGTGCAAGGTGCCGGAAGACTTTACGCGGTATTGGGCGGGCTCTATCTCGCCCAGGGGATCCCGACGTACCTTCTGCTCGTGGCGCTGCCGCCTCTGATGCGCGAGAGCGGCGCATCGCGCACCGCGATCGGCCTGTTCTCACTTCTCATGCTGCCGCTGGTGCTGAAGTTCGCGATCGCGCCGCTGGTCGATCGGTGGGCGCTTTGGCCAAATCTCGGCCACCGTCGCGGCTGGGTGGTGCCGACGCAGCTCCTCGTCAGTGCCGGCATCGCCTCGATGGCCCTGTTCGAACCTCACGAAGCCGGCGCACTCTTCGCGATCGGCATCTGCATTACGCTTCTTTCCTCGGTGCAGGACATCGCGACCGACGGCTATGCGGTGCGGCATCTGACCGGAAGGACGCGGCCGATCGGCAATGCGGTGCAGGCGGGCTCGGTCGCTCTCGGCGTCATCGTCGGCGGCACACTGACGCTGGTCCTCTTTCACAAGATCGGCTGGCAGCCGACGATCCTGCTGGTCGCGGGCCTGTCCCTGCTGCCGCTCGTCGCGGCAATCTGGATGCAGGACAGGGTTGAGCAGAGCCCGGACGCGACCTCGCGAAAGCAAGAAAGCCGAAAGCGAGCAAGCCTTATCGGCTTCTTCCGGCGGCCGAACGCCTGGATGATCCTTGCCTTCGCCCTCACCTACCGCGCGAGCGAGGGTCTCGTGCGCGGCATGGAAGGCGCCTATCTCGTCGACAGCAAGGTGGCGACCGCCTGGATCGGCTATCTGTCCGGCGGTGCGGCCGCAACCGCGGGACTTCTCGGCGCAGTCATCGCCGCGCTCATCATCCGCAAGGCGGGATTGACGGCGACGCTCATTCTGCTTGGCGGGCTTCGCAGCCTCTGCTTTCTCGCCTTCGCGCTCAATGCCTTCGGCATCTGGCCCGGAGTCGCGGTTGCCATGTCGGCCTCCGCCGCCCAGACCCTGATCCGCTACATGGAACTGGTCGCCATCTATTCTTTCTTCATGGCGTCCTCTTCGGACGATCAGCCGGGCACGGACTTCACGATCCTGAGCTGCGCCGAACTGGTCGTCTATCTGATCGGTACCTCGATCGCAGGCTACCTTGCCGACCAGTTCGGCTACGCAACGCTCTTTTCCTCGGCGACAGTCATTTCGGTGCTCGGCATCGGAGTCTCCGCCTGGATGCTGGAAAGGATCAAGGCGCGGCCGGCACCCGCTCTGTCGGGCGCCTGA
- a CDS encoding diaminobutyrate--2-oxoglutarate transaminase: protein MNGVDLMDASARATNGFYLDRQARRESNARSYPRRFPVALKSAFGCTVTDVDGRTYLDCLAGAGTLALGHNHPEVIETLQEVLSSGLPLHTLDLTTPVKDQFVADVFDTLPSGLREEARIQFCSPSGTDAVEAAIKLAKTATGRTDVISFRGAYHGMSQGSLSLMGSLGPKAQVGQLVPGAHFFPYPYAYRCPFGRGGEETASLAAEYFERALRDPEGGINLPAAVILEAVQGEGGVIPAPAEWLRAVRRVTRDLGIPLILDEVQSGIGRTGSFYAFQKAGIIPDIVVLSKAIGGGLPLAVVIYREGLDLWKPGAHAGTFRGNQLAMAAGSKTLEIIERDGLVERAAIAGRRLRANLERIAAETPYIGEVRGEGLMLGVEVVDPAGRPDVLGHPPHGPEIARMIQNEVFRAGVILETGGRYGSVLRLLPPLVISDEEIDQVSGVLASAFERLGRKAA from the coding sequence ATGAACGGAGTTGATCTCATGGATGCTTCCGCACGCGCCACCAATGGTTTCTATCTCGACCGACAGGCGAGACGAGAGTCGAATGCCCGCAGCTATCCGCGGCGCTTTCCCGTTGCGCTGAAATCGGCCTTCGGCTGCACGGTCACCGATGTCGACGGCAGAACCTATCTCGATTGCCTCGCGGGCGCCGGAACGCTAGCGCTCGGCCATAATCACCCGGAGGTGATCGAGACGCTGCAGGAGGTGCTCAGCTCCGGACTGCCGCTCCACACTCTCGATCTGACGACGCCGGTAAAGGACCAGTTTGTCGCCGACGTCTTCGACACCCTTCCCTCCGGGTTGCGGGAGGAAGCCAGAATCCAGTTCTGCTCGCCGAGCGGCACGGATGCCGTCGAGGCCGCCATCAAGCTTGCAAAGACCGCGACCGGCCGCACCGATGTAATCTCGTTCCGCGGCGCCTATCACGGCATGTCGCAGGGCTCGCTTTCCCTCATGGGCTCGCTCGGACCGAAGGCACAGGTCGGCCAACTCGTGCCGGGTGCGCATTTCTTTCCCTACCCCTATGCCTATCGTTGCCCGTTTGGCCGGGGAGGGGAGGAAACCGCGAGCCTTGCCGCCGAATATTTCGAGCGGGCGCTGCGTGATCCCGAGGGCGGCATCAATCTCCCAGCCGCCGTCATTCTCGAAGCGGTGCAGGGCGAAGGCGGCGTCATTCCGGCTCCGGCGGAATGGCTGCGCGCGGTCCGCCGCGTGACGCGCGATCTCGGCATTCCGCTGATCCTCGACGAAGTCCAGAGCGGCATCGGCCGCACGGGCAGCTTCTACGCCTTCCAGAAGGCTGGCATCATCCCTGACATCGTCGTCCTGTCGAAGGCGATCGGCGGCGGCCTGCCGCTGGCAGTCGTGATCTACCGCGAGGGTCTCGACCTCTGGAAGCCGGGCGCCCATGCGGGCACTTTCCGCGGCAATCAGTTGGCGATGGCGGCCGGCTCCAAGACGCTGGAGATCATCGAGCGGGACGGGCTTGTCGAGCGCGCCGCGATTGCCGGGCGGAGGCTGCGCGCCAATCTCGAACGCATCGCGGCTGAGACGCCCTATATCGGCGAAGTGCGCGGCGAAGGGCTGATGCTGGGCGTCGAAGTCGTCGATCCGGCCGGCCGGCCGGATGTGCTCGGTCACCCGCCGCATGGCCCGGAGATCGCCCGGATGATCCAGAATGAGGTGTTCCGCGCCGGGGTCATCCTCGAAACCGGCGGCCGCTACGGCAGCGTGCTGCGCCTCTTGCCGCCGCTTGTCATCTCGGACGAGGAGATCGATCAGGTCTCGGGCGTCCTTGCCTCCGCGTTCGAGCGCCTCGGACGCAAGGCCGCATGA
- a CDS encoding aspartate aminotransferase family protein yields MNMNVAALKLAPAAEADHADQILGTDTPSRLAFKDAMLQAVDMVAHGTAAASSLYSGTSVQGLRALLDDLDPLPKVGTGIAAALADIGRPALEHALTVGHPAAIAHLHCPVAVPALAAEVLISATNQSLDSWDQSPFATLVEERVITFLTELAGLPASASGNFTSGGSQSNMTVLYLAAERYGADARKSGVILTSEHSHFSIRKSATILGFADDAVISIASDEAGRMSMPALKAGLQRVLGDGRMPIAVVATAGTTDLGAIDPLVEIADVAAARNLWMHVDAAYGGGLLFSRHSDRLEGLERADSIALDFHKMLFQPISCGALLIRDRAHFAPLASKADYLNPENAVFADAPNLVERSMQTTRRADALKVLMTMRAIGRDGLDALICQTLENTRAAAEAVEARDYLRLARPPSLSTVLFRYVSAGGPELSDAITLKTRAALFHAGIAALATTVVDGRVHFKLTLLNPRSTPDVVHRVLDAIGETARELEAHHART; encoded by the coding sequence ATGAACATGAATGTCGCCGCATTAAAGCTCGCGCCGGCCGCTGAGGCGGATCACGCCGATCAGATACTTGGCACCGACACGCCATCACGTCTGGCTTTCAAAGACGCGATGCTGCAGGCTGTCGACATGGTCGCCCATGGAACGGCGGCCGCAAGCAGCCTTTACTCCGGAACGAGCGTTCAGGGACTGCGCGCGCTTCTTGACGATCTTGATCCGCTTCCGAAGGTCGGAACAGGGATCGCCGCCGCGCTCGCCGATATAGGGCGGCCGGCGCTCGAGCATGCGCTGACGGTCGGTCATCCGGCGGCTATCGCGCATCTTCATTGCCCGGTTGCCGTGCCCGCATTGGCCGCCGAAGTGCTGATCTCGGCCACCAACCAGTCGCTCGATTCGTGGGATCAATCGCCGTTCGCCACGCTCGTCGAAGAGCGGGTGATCACATTTCTTACGGAACTTGCAGGGCTGCCCGCCTCGGCAAGCGGCAATTTCACGAGCGGCGGCAGCCAGTCGAACATGACGGTTTTGTATCTGGCCGCCGAGCGCTACGGCGCCGACGCACGGAAGTCCGGCGTTATTCTCACATCGGAACACTCGCATTTCAGCATCCGCAAGAGTGCCACCATCCTGGGCTTTGCGGATGATGCGGTCATTTCCATCGCATCGGACGAAGCGGGCCGGATGTCGATGCCGGCGCTCAAAGCCGGCCTGCAGCGGGTCCTCGGCGACGGCCGCATGCCGATTGCCGTGGTTGCGACGGCGGGAACGACGGATCTCGGCGCCATCGATCCATTGGTTGAAATCGCCGATGTCGCTGCCGCGCGGAATCTCTGGATGCATGTGGACGCCGCCTATGGCGGCGGGCTTCTCTTTTCCCGCCACAGCGACCGTCTTGAAGGACTGGAGCGCGCCGATTCCATCGCGCTCGATTTTCACAAGATGCTGTTCCAGCCGATCAGTTGCGGTGCGCTTCTCATTCGCGATCGGGCGCATTTCGCCCCGCTTGCGAGCAAGGCCGACTACCTCAATCCGGAGAATGCCGTCTTCGCCGATGCGCCCAACCTCGTCGAGCGTTCGATGCAGACCACGCGCAGAGCCGATGCACTGAAGGTTCTCATGACCATGCGCGCGATCGGCCGCGACGGCCTCGACGCATTGATCTGCCAGACGCTGGAAAACACCCGTGCTGCGGCGGAGGCGGTGGAGGCGCGCGATTATCTGCGCCTCGCTCGGCCGCCGTCACTATCGACCGTGCTCTTCCGTTACGTCTCGGCCGGCGGACCGGAACTCTCCGATGCGATCACGCTAAAGACGCGAGCCGCACTTTTCCATGCCGGCATCGCGGCGCTTGCGACGACCGTTGTCGACGGTCGCGTCCACTTCAAGCTCACGCTGCTCAATCCGCGTTCAACCCCCGACGTCGTCCACCGTGTTCTCGATGCGATCGGTGAAACGGCCCGTGAACTGGAGGCTCACCATGCACGCACATGA